One Bradyrhizobium zhanjiangense DNA segment encodes these proteins:
- a CDS encoding TRAP transporter substrate-binding protein translates to MKRRQFLSTAGAGLAASAAIVAPAIAQSMPELKWRCTTSWPKSLDVPFSASETIAKYVAEATDNKFQIQPFAGGEIVPALQAVDAVSNATVEMCHTAAYYFIGKDPTFALYCSVPFGLNSRQQNAWFQDHGGQDMLNEFGKKYNIYGIAGGNTGTQMGGWFRKEINSVEDLSGLKMRIGGWAGKTLSKLGVVPQQIAGGDIYPALEKGTIDATEWVGPYDDEKLGFYKVARYYYYPGWWEGGTALHFFINLDKWNALPKAYKSLLALACGYANMDVQARYDARNPAAIKRLVANGTLLRPFSQAVMEACLKASNEVNAETSASNPDFKKIYDSQVAFRNDENLWWQIAEYSYETFMIRMRSKG, encoded by the coding sequence ATGAAACGTCGTCAATTTCTAAGTACGGCAGGCGCCGGCCTCGCCGCGTCTGCCGCCATTGTTGCGCCAGCCATCGCCCAGTCGATGCCTGAACTAAAGTGGCGCTGCACCACGAGTTGGCCGAAGTCGCTGGATGTGCCTTTCAGTGCATCAGAGACGATCGCGAAATATGTTGCGGAAGCTACCGACAACAAGTTTCAAATTCAGCCCTTCGCAGGCGGCGAGATCGTGCCTGCCTTGCAGGCTGTCGATGCAGTAAGCAATGCAACGGTCGAAATGTGCCACACCGCCGCCTATTATTTCATCGGCAAGGATCCGACCTTCGCACTCTATTGCTCGGTACCGTTCGGCCTGAACTCGCGCCAGCAGAATGCATGGTTTCAGGATCACGGCGGTCAGGACATGCTCAACGAGTTCGGCAAGAAGTACAACATATACGGTATTGCGGGCGGCAATACCGGCACTCAGATGGGCGGCTGGTTCCGCAAGGAGATCAACAGCGTCGAAGATCTCAGCGGATTGAAGATGCGGATCGGCGGTTGGGCGGGCAAGACCCTTTCAAAGCTCGGCGTGGTTCCGCAGCAGATCGCAGGCGGCGACATCTATCCCGCATTGGAAAAAGGCACGATCGACGCAACCGAATGGGTCGGTCCCTATGACGACGAGAAGCTCGGCTTCTACAAGGTCGCGAGGTACTACTATTATCCGGGCTGGTGGGAAGGTGGCACGGCGCTGCATTTCTTCATCAACCTGGACAAGTGGAACGCCCTGCCAAAGGCTTACAAGTCGCTCCTCGCTCTGGCCTGCGGCTATGCCAACATGGACGTTCAGGCGCGCTACGATGCGCGCAATCCGGCGGCCATCAAACGGCTCGTCGCCAACGGGACACTTCTGCGTCCGTTCAGCCAGGCGGTGATGGAAGCGTGCCTAAAGGCTTCGAACGAGGTCAATGCGGAAACCTCCGCGTCCAACCCTGATTTCAAGAAGATCTACGATTCGCAAGTGGCCTTTCGAAACGACGAGAATCTCTGGTGGCAGATCGCGGAGTATTCATATGAAACATTCATGATCCGCATGCGTTCAAAGGGCTGA
- a CDS encoding Crp/Fnr family transcriptional regulator, producing the protein MFKSTLGGGDREQTVRVQNRLLGGLAPASFEQLRPFLQPVALKRRAILQDYHHPIEHIYFIERGVASLLVRTQRDGPVGIAMVGRLGFVGVAAALGMQRSPNRCLMSVPGYALRIAVPDLSRAAHRSPDIQQQLFSYIHALLVQNAQTTLCSARHSLEERLSRWLLLAADRLDDRIIPVTHDMLSVILGVRRASITTTLAELEQSGGLIRQRGGIDVCDHAALELRTCECYQIIASEYRYLNRSGLHEHRISADADLMRACLCCV; encoded by the coding sequence GTGTTCAAAAGTACGCTGGGTGGTGGCGACCGCGAGCAGACGGTGCGGGTTCAAAACCGTCTGCTGGGCGGTCTTGCGCCGGCGTCCTTTGAGCAGCTTCGTCCCTTCCTGCAGCCCGTTGCGCTCAAGCGCCGGGCAATTCTTCAGGACTACCACCATCCCATCGAGCATATCTACTTCATCGAACGCGGCGTCGCCTCGCTGCTGGTGCGAACGCAGCGTGATGGCCCAGTCGGAATCGCCATGGTTGGACGGCTCGGTTTTGTCGGAGTGGCGGCGGCGCTCGGTATGCAGCGCTCACCCAATCGCTGCCTGATGTCGGTCCCCGGTTATGCATTGCGCATCGCGGTGCCGGACCTGAGCAGGGCCGCGCACAGATCCCCGGACATCCAGCAGCAGCTGTTCAGCTATATCCACGCGCTGTTGGTCCAGAATGCCCAGACAACGCTTTGCAGCGCCCGCCACAGCCTGGAGGAACGGCTGAGCCGCTGGCTGCTGCTCGCAGCCGACCGTCTGGACGACCGGATCATCCCCGTGACGCACGATATGCTGTCGGTCATCCTCGGCGTGCGACGCGCCAGCATCACGACAACGCTTGCGGAACTGGAACAGTCCGGCGGGCTCATCAGGCAGCGAGGTGGCATCGACGTGTGCGATCACGCGGCCCTCGAGCTTAGAACATGCGAATGCTATCAGATCATAGCGTCGGAATACCGGTACCTAAATCGCAGCGGCCTGCACGAGCACCGCATTTCCGCGGACGCCGACCTTATGCGCGCCTGCCTTTGCTGCGTCTGA